One stretch of Chryseobacterium sp. LJ668 DNA includes these proteins:
- the hemW gene encoding radical SAM family heme chaperone HemW, with the protein MIYIHIPFCKQKCSYCNFHFSTSLNFKDEMIAAIKKEIFLRKDELQNKNLQSLYFGGGTPSILSGDEIKALIDEVLKYFSFNADIEITLEANPDDLDKSFLKQLSDSPINRLSIGTQSFFDEDLRLMNRAHNAADAEGSIKRAQDFGFENLSIDLIYGSPTSNLEIWKQNLNKTIALEVPHISSYALTVEPKTALEKWIANGKVSNPKEEEQNREFYYMIDFLKDHDFEHYEISNFAKKGFHSKHNSAYWKYNEYLGIGPSAHSYNGVDTRSWNIANNQHYIKKLNSNILAKETELLSSKDQFNEMIMIGLRTTWGVDLESLKNKFKEEILNQFHKEIQQKIADGILIKENNHLKIPEKHWFMADGIASDLFQV; encoded by the coding sequence ATGATCTACATTCACATTCCATTCTGCAAACAGAAGTGCAGCTATTGCAATTTTCATTTTTCAACGTCTTTGAATTTTAAAGATGAAATGATTGCTGCAATTAAAAAAGAGATTTTTCTGCGAAAGGATGAACTTCAAAATAAAAATTTGCAGTCTCTTTATTTCGGTGGTGGAACACCTTCTATTCTTTCTGGTGATGAAATCAAGGCATTAATTGATGAGGTTTTGAAATATTTTAGCTTTAATGCTGATATTGAAATTACTTTAGAGGCAAATCCTGATGATTTGGATAAAAGCTTTTTAAAACAATTGTCAGATTCGCCAATTAATCGACTGTCAATCGGAACGCAAAGTTTCTTCGACGAAGATTTGAGACTGATGAATCGTGCACATAATGCTGCCGATGCGGAAGGTTCTATCAAAAGAGCTCAGGATTTTGGCTTCGAAAACTTAAGTATAGATTTAATTTATGGTTCGCCAACTTCCAATTTAGAAATTTGGAAGCAAAATTTAAATAAAACCATTGCGCTTGAAGTTCCCCATATTTCATCGTATGCACTGACAGTTGAACCCAAAACCGCTTTAGAAAAATGGATTGCCAACGGAAAAGTTTCGAATCCTAAGGAAGAAGAGCAGAACAGAGAATTCTATTATATGATTGATTTTCTGAAAGATCATGATTTTGAACATTATGAAATCTCCAATTTTGCGAAAAAAGGTTTTCATTCTAAACATAATTCTGCATATTGGAAGTATAATGAATATCTGGGAATTGGTCCATCTGCACATTCTTACAATGGAGTTGATACTAGAAGCTGGAATATTGCCAACAATCAGCACTATATCAAAAAATTAAACTCCAACATTTTGGCTAAAGAAACTGAACTTCTTTCGTCTAAAGATCAGTTTAACGAAATGATCATGATTGGTTTAAGGACAACATGGGGGGTTGATCTGGAAAGTTTAAAGAATAAATTTAAAGAAGAAATTTTAAACCAGTTTCATAAAGAAATTCAACAGAAAATAGCAGATGGAATTTTAATAAAAGAAAATAATCACCTGAAAATTCCTGAAAAACATTGGTTTATGGCAGACGGAATTGCTTCAGATCTGTTTCAGGTTTAA
- the murI gene encoding glutamate racemase yields the protein MKTKKQDYSHLSPKQPIGIFDSGVGGLTVAKEIKRLLPNEDLIYFGDTKHLPYGEKSKEAIIGYATKITNFLLEQNCKTIVIACNTATANALQEVMETVAGKVPVIDVINPVAEKVAYEIHTNVGVIATKATVNSGLYKKSIRKHNKFIKVDELATPLLVPAIEEGFKNHPITHSIIYNYLSNAKLKNIETLILGCTHYPLLIDEIKQYYGNRVRVIDSPNIVANHLNIILDKYHLLNTDNTKATYQFYLSDITKNFEKISKKFFGKSIDLELKVL from the coding sequence TTGAAAACTAAAAAACAGGATTATTCGCATCTTTCACCAAAACAGCCTATCGGTATTTTTGATAGTGGTGTAGGAGGTTTGACGGTTGCGAAAGAAATCAAAAGACTTCTTCCGAATGAGGATCTCATCTATTTTGGAGATACCAAACATCTTCCTTACGGTGAAAAATCTAAAGAAGCAATTATAGGATACGCAACGAAGATCACCAATTTTTTATTGGAGCAAAACTGCAAAACAATTGTTATTGCTTGTAATACTGCTACGGCAAATGCTTTACAGGAAGTGATGGAAACGGTTGCTGGTAAAGTTCCCGTAATTGATGTGATCAATCCTGTGGCGGAAAAAGTGGCTTATGAAATTCATACAAATGTTGGTGTAATTGCGACCAAAGCTACGGTCAATTCAGGTTTGTATAAGAAAAGTATTCGCAAGCACAATAAATTTATCAAAGTAGATGAGTTGGCAACTCCGTTGTTGGTTCCTGCGATTGAAGAAGGCTTTAAAAATCACCCGATTACGCATTCTATCATTTACAATTATCTGAGTAATGCGAAGCTTAAAAATATTGAAACGTTAATTTTAGGTTGTACACACTATCCATTATTGATTGATGAGATCAAACAATATTACGGCAACCGCGTTCGTGTGATCGATTCACCCAATATTGTGGCCAATCATCTGAATATCATTTTAGATAAATATCATCTGCTCAACACCGATAATACGAAGGCGACGTATCAGTTTTATTTATCGGACATCACGAAAAACTTTGAGAAGATCTCAAAAAAGTTCTTCGGAAAAAGCATTGATTTAGAATTGAAGGTATTATAA
- a CDS encoding serine hydrolase, translated as MKQKLSLFFVLVSFITFAQVDEKKLDELIQNTLKTFEVPGMSVGVIKDGKMIYSKGFGVRSLISKQPMDDTTLVGIASNSKAFTCTALAILADEGKLNWDDRVSKYIPEFQMNDAYVSQNVTIKDLVTHRAGLGLGQGDLMFFPEGGSLSVNDIVHNVRYLKPENPFRTTLDYNNIMFIVAGEVINRISGLTWAEFIEQRIMKPVGMNSSFGSYNRAKAVANKIDAHAPADGKVIAVPHDWNETANAAGGIMSNIKDMTTWADFLLNGFTTKDGKKLVSDKQIQQLWNLQIASPVAMKNPYDTGFYGYGLGWFLSDVKGHKQIQHTGGLIGTVTQFTLIPDMKLGIVVLTNQQSGAAFNTITNTLKDSHLGVADRNWLKTYGERMSKANAEYEKQKKEAYAKSEAFKKDKNLHPKAEQFIGKYNDAWFGDVEIAQQGNTYRISCKNSPRLKGELLPFSNNTFIIKWDDRSYDADAYIIFSFDENGKAESAKMKAISDITDFSFDFDDLDLKRK; from the coding sequence ATGAAGCAAAAGCTATCTTTATTCTTTGTTCTTGTCTCTTTTATCACCTTTGCTCAGGTCGACGAAAAAAAATTGGATGAACTCATTCAAAATACCTTAAAAACTTTTGAAGTTCCGGGAATGTCTGTCGGAGTTATTAAAGACGGTAAAATGATTTATTCAAAAGGTTTTGGAGTACGATCTTTAATCTCGAAGCAACCTATGGATGATACCACTTTGGTAGGCATTGCTTCCAACTCAAAAGCATTTACCTGTACAGCTTTGGCAATTCTGGCAGATGAAGGAAAATTGAACTGGGATGACAGGGTTTCAAAATACATTCCGGAATTTCAGATGAATGATGCGTACGTTTCTCAAAACGTGACGATCAAAGATTTAGTTACACACAGAGCAGGATTAGGTTTAGGACAAGGCGATTTGATGTTCTTTCCTGAAGGTGGAAGCTTAAGCGTAAACGATATTGTTCATAACGTGAGATATTTAAAGCCTGAAAATCCTTTTAGAACGACTTTAGACTACAATAATATCATGTTTATCGTTGCAGGAGAGGTAATTAATAGAATTTCTGGTTTGACTTGGGCAGAATTTATTGAGCAGAGAATTATGAAACCTGTCGGAATGAATTCAAGTTTCGGAAGTTACAACAGAGCAAAAGCAGTCGCCAACAAAATCGATGCTCACGCGCCGGCTGACGGAAAAGTAATTGCCGTGCCTCATGACTGGAATGAAACAGCTAATGCAGCCGGCGGAATCATGAGTAACATCAAAGACATGACTACTTGGGCAGATTTTCTTTTAAATGGATTTACAACAAAAGACGGAAAGAAATTGGTTTCAGACAAACAGATTCAGCAACTGTGGAATTTGCAGATAGCAAGTCCGGTTGCCATGAAGAATCCTTATGATACAGGTTTTTACGGTTATGGATTAGGTTGGTTTTTAAGTGACGTGAAAGGTCATAAACAAATTCAACACACAGGTGGGTTAATCGGAACCGTTACTCAGTTTACTTTAATACCTGATATGAAGCTAGGGATTGTTGTGCTGACAAATCAGCAATCTGGTGCAGCTTTTAACACGATTACCAATACTTTAAAAGATTCACATTTGGGCGTTGCAGATAGAAACTGGCTTAAAACGTATGGCGAAAGGATGTCAAAAGCGAACGCTGAATACGAAAAACAAAAGAAAGAAGCTTACGCAAAATCCGAAGCTTTTAAGAAAGATAAAAATCTTCATCCAAAAGCAGAGCAGTTTATCGGAAAATACAATGATGCCTGGTTTGGTGATGTAGAGATTGCTCAGCAAGGAAATACATATAGAATTTCTTGTAAAAACTCTCCAAGGCTGAAAGGTGAATTGCTTCCCTTTTCTAATAATACTTTCATTATCAAATGGGATGACAGAAGCTATGATGCCGATGCCTACATTATTTTCAGCTTCGATGAAAACGGGAAGGCAGAATCTGCAAAGATGAAAGCGATTTCAGATATCACAGATTTTAGTTTTGATTTTGATGATTTGGATTTGAAAAGGAAATAA
- a CDS encoding DUF3822 family protein, translating to MNVLTLLFTKDGLTYQISKNKNVLEEKSYLVNEESPANFITDQLEETLLKQRYDEVSVISALNHFTLMPEGFSEHDAGYDLIAFNAPVDRQNEELMLSVNKKFKVQFYYTFPKNFYKKIKDLSIPVKFNFSGEKFLNAIHNKTSKEIHINLYQNQCEFFAIGNKKVILYNNLDVSSEVDFLYFVMFTLSKIGFGINDTHFYVYGETTENETFISELQKFVKNLKIVFDNIPNKNFTLNP from the coding sequence ATGAACGTACTTACTTTACTTTTTACCAAAGACGGGCTAACCTATCAGATTTCCAAGAACAAAAATGTTTTGGAAGAAAAGTCTTATCTCGTGAATGAAGAATCACCAGCAAATTTCATTACCGACCAACTGGAAGAAACTTTGCTGAAGCAAAGATATGATGAAGTATCTGTGATCTCCGCACTCAATCATTTTACTTTAATGCCGGAAGGTTTTTCTGAGCACGACGCAGGATATGACTTAATTGCTTTTAATGCGCCTGTTGATAGACAAAATGAAGAATTGATGCTTTCGGTAAACAAGAAATTCAAGGTTCAGTTTTATTATACTTTTCCGAAAAATTTTTATAAAAAAATCAAAGATCTTTCGATTCCTGTGAAATTTAATTTTTCGGGAGAGAAATTTTTAAACGCGATCCACAATAAAACAAGTAAAGAAATTCATATCAATCTTTATCAGAATCAGTGCGAGTTTTTTGCGATCGGTAACAAGAAAGTAATTTTATACAACAATCTTGATGTCAGCTCTGAAGTAGATTTTCTTTACTTCGTGATGTTTACTTTAAGTAAAATAGGTTTCGGAATCAACGACACCCACTTTTATGTATACGGAGAGACAACAGAAAACGAGACGTTTATCTCAGAGCTTCAAAAGTTTGTGAAGAATCTGAAAATTGTTTTTGACAACATCCCGAATAAGAACTTTACATTAAATCCTTAA
- a CDS encoding SixA phosphatase family protein, with protein MKKLILVRHAKSDWPEEMEDFDRPLADKGLQDALKMSKYLKNQNISIDQFVSSPAVRALNTCKIFNQTYRLDVKTNDKLYNPSENNFTSVIYSLDDQVDSVALFSHNNGISNFANYITDNIFHFSTCGVAGFEIDCKSWSEFDGAKKKFLFYYEPNKIQF; from the coding sequence ATGAAGAAACTGATCTTGGTAAGACATGCCAAAAGCGATTGGCCGGAAGAAATGGAAGATTTTGATAGACCATTGGCGGACAAAGGTTTACAGGATGCGCTCAAAATGTCAAAATATCTTAAGAATCAAAATATTTCCATTGATCAATTTGTATCCAGCCCTGCTGTGAGAGCTTTGAATACGTGTAAAATTTTTAATCAAACTTACCGATTAGATGTAAAAACAAATGATAAGCTTTACAATCCTTCAGAAAACAATTTCACTTCTGTAATTTACAGTTTGGATGATCAGGTAGATTCTGTTGCATTATTTTCGCACAATAACGGAATTTCCAATTTTGCCAATTATATTACAGACAACATCTTTCATTTTTCAACATGCGGTGTTGCCGGTTTTGAGATCGATTGCAAATCCTGGTCAGAATTTGACGGTGCGAAGAAAAAGTTTCTGTTTTATTATGAGCCGAATAAGATTCAGTTTTAA
- a CDS encoding metallophosphoesterase family protein, which translates to MTKILLLSDSHSYIDNRILDYAQMADEIWHCGDFGSFEIIEQLEKIKPLKGVWGNIDNAKIRTEFPEVNRFFCEKVEVLMIHIGGYAGKYTPLAQKEISAKAPKLFISGHSHILKAMYDQKNNLLHLNPGACGKQGWHKMRTMMRFVIDGEEIKDLEVIELGAKV; encoded by the coding sequence ATGACCAAAATTCTCCTTCTCTCCGATTCTCACTCCTATATTGACAACAGAATTTTAGATTATGCCCAAATGGCTGATGAAATTTGGCATTGTGGAGATTTTGGAAGTTTTGAAATTATTGAGCAACTTGAAAAAATCAAACCTTTAAAAGGTGTTTGGGGGAATATCGACAACGCAAAAATCCGTACTGAATTTCCGGAAGTGAATCGATTTTTCTGCGAAAAAGTGGAGGTTTTGATGATTCATATCGGTGGTTATGCCGGAAAATATACCCCTTTAGCCCAAAAAGAAATTTCAGCAAAAGCTCCGAAGTTGTTTATTTCAGGGCACTCTCATATTCTTAAAGCAATGTATGATCAGAAAAACAATTTGCTTCATCTCAATCCCGGAGCATGCGGAAAACAGGGTTGGCATAAAATGAGAACGATGATGCGGTTCGTGATTGATGGGGAAGAAATAAAAGATTTGGAGGTGATCGAATTAGGAGCAAAAGTTTAA
- the def gene encoding peptide deformylase gives MILPIRAFGDPVLRKVGKEIDKNYPELQQLIDNMFETMYSANGIGLAAPQIGLDIRMFIVDVSPLAEDEDYEDIAEELNDFKKVFINAQILEESGEEWKFNEGCLSIPDVREDVKRKSTIVIEYYDENFVKHTETFSDIRARVIQHEYDHIEGTLFTDHLSSLKKKLVKGKLVKISQGDVSINYKMRFPK, from the coding sequence ATGATTTTACCAATTAGAGCCTTTGGAGATCCTGTTTTGCGAAAAGTAGGAAAAGAGATCGATAAAAATTATCCTGAGCTGCAGCAGCTTATTGATAATATGTTTGAAACCATGTACAGCGCCAATGGCATAGGTCTTGCAGCGCCGCAGATAGGTTTAGACATCCGAATGTTTATTGTAGATGTGTCTCCTTTGGCAGAAGATGAAGATTATGAAGATATTGCTGAAGAGCTGAACGATTTTAAAAAAGTTTTCATCAACGCTCAGATTCTTGAAGAGTCGGGTGAAGAGTGGAAGTTTAATGAAGGATGTCTTTCTATTCCTGATGTGAGAGAAGACGTAAAAAGAAAAAGTACGATCGTTATAGAATATTATGACGAAAATTTTGTTAAGCATACAGAAACTTTTTCCGATATTAGAGCCCGCGTAATTCAGCATGAATATGATCATATCGAAGGCACGCTGTTTACCGATCATTTAAGCTCTTTAAAGAAAAAACTGGTTAAAGGAAAACTGGTAAAAATCTCTCAGGGTGATGTATCGATCAACTACAAAATGAGATTTCCAAAGTAA
- a CDS encoding RsmD family RNA methyltransferase, with protein sequence MYRIIAGKWKAKKIAAPKNFDVRPTTDFAKEALFSIIENTYDMQASSVLDLFAGIGSITFEFASRGCMDLTSVELNPKHTSFLNSTAAELGFSLNVSVQRGDVFDWLKKFRNKKSYEIIFSDAPFETEEKKYMELISLVLHNKYLKPNGVFIIEHQSRLKLDHPNRIDTRKYGNISFSFFEPNPEESTEQL encoded by the coding sequence ATGTACAGAATAATTGCCGGCAAGTGGAAAGCCAAAAAAATAGCAGCTCCGAAAAACTTTGACGTAAGACCGACCACCGACTTTGCAAAAGAAGCATTATTCAGCATTATCGAAAACACATACGATATGCAGGCTAGCTCTGTGCTTGATCTTTTTGCGGGAATCGGCTCGATTACTTTTGAATTTGCTTCAAGAGGCTGCATGGATCTGACATCGGTAGAACTGAATCCGAAGCATACATCATTTTTAAACTCTACTGCTGCCGAATTGGGATTCAGTTTAAATGTAAGCGTACAGCGTGGTGATGTTTTTGACTGGCTTAAAAAATTCAGGAATAAAAAATCGTACGAGATCATTTTTTCTGACGCGCCATTTGAAACCGAAGAAAAAAAATATATGGAATTGATTTCTCTGGTCCTTCATAATAAATATTTGAAGCCTAACGGAGTTTTCATCATAGAGCACCAAAGCAGATTGAAGCTTGATCATCCCAATCGGATAGATACCAGAAAGTACGGAAATATAAGTTTCAGCTTTTTTGAGCCAAACCCGGAAGAATCGACCGAACAATTATAA
- the ruvX gene encoding Holliday junction resolvase RuvX, giving the protein MGQILAIDYGKARCGIAVTDDMKIIASGLPTVETKFLLEFLKKYLNENKVEEMVVGLPVDLRGNLSDVETDILKFIEIFRKEFPDIEVHRLDERFTSKMASFFISQSGKSKKKRQEKGLIDKVSATIILQNFLEQRTR; this is encoded by the coding sequence ATGGGACAAATCCTTGCGATAGACTACGGAAAGGCTCGTTGTGGCATTGCTGTCACCGATGATATGAAGATTATTGCGAGCGGATTACCGACCGTAGAAACAAAGTTTTTGCTGGAATTTTTAAAGAAATATCTCAACGAAAATAAAGTAGAAGAAATGGTAGTAGGTCTTCCGGTAGATTTGCGGGGAAATCTTTCAGACGTGGAAACTGATATTCTGAAATTTATAGAAATTTTCAGAAAAGAATTTCCCGATATTGAGGTTCATCGTTTAGATGAAAGATTTACGTCAAAAATGGCCTCTTTTTTTATCTCCCAAAGCGGGAAAAGCAAGAAAAAGAGACAGGAAAAAGGGTTAATAGATAAAGTAAGTGCAACCATTATATTGCAGAATTTTTTAGAACAAAGAACAAGATGA
- a CDS encoding Smr/MutS family protein, with the protein MKTGDKVSVVDEDLSGVVTSVNGNIVVFKDEYGFTYQYPKEKLVPKNTSLYENIQVVKKAEPKKMTSKKHDKNPLILDLHFHNLVKNPNDYESFERLFMQKEKLVQTINFCRKNHLKRLEIVHGIGDGVLQKLVWDVLESQTGLDFYNKEILHHQSGAVMVEFH; encoded by the coding sequence ATGAAAACAGGCGATAAAGTTTCGGTGGTAGATGAAGATTTGAGCGGAGTAGTCACATCTGTAAATGGAAATATCGTGGTTTTCAAAGATGAATATGGTTTTACCTATCAGTATCCGAAAGAAAAACTGGTTCCGAAAAACACATCTCTTTATGAAAATATACAGGTGGTAAAAAAGGCAGAACCGAAAAAGATGACCTCTAAAAAACACGATAAAAATCCTTTGATTCTTGATTTACATTTTCATAATTTGGTTAAAAATCCTAATGACTACGAAAGTTTTGAGAGATTGTTCATGCAAAAGGAAAAACTCGTTCAGACGATTAATTTCTGTAGAAAAAATCATCTGAAAAGACTTGAGATCGTTCACGGTATTGGTGACGGTGTATTGCAGAAATTAGTCTGGGACGTGCTTGAAAGCCAAACCGGTCTGGATTTTTACAACAAAGAAATACTTCATCACCAATCGGGTGCGGTAATGGTAGAATTTCACTAA
- a CDS encoding DUF4139 domain-containing protein — protein sequence MKKSLLLFLLFLGVLHYSQKPIFVKAKVNAVNVYRSSAELQNSANFSIPSGASEVVITNISEEIFEKSLQVSVNNKNVSILSVQFTDNYTSDYDMDNTNPRIKKVSDSITLLEDLVYKASMELEANNKTLELLDKNQTVLVGSNTSSVAQLMQLADYYKSKRLEISTTISQINKKNADFQRKLNRLRSSLKINSEMEEASSDGVLILKVMSSAAANVKADISYLAENASWEPFYEVRGNKLSEPLDVLFKAKVRQDTGLDWKGVKLSLINGRSSRNSTAPVLNPWFLNSFKAEDQVSERGYSTRSDTVKTREIEEVVVVGYAFKSVENQFNVSFDVDVPYDILSNNQENFINLKQEKIPAAYKYFVAPKYSKDAFLIAKIKDFNKYNLISASANIVFENMYIGETTIKPNQTTDELSITLGDDKKISVRKEVIDDKSSVKMFSSYQEKTITYDIVVRNNKKETIDIEIKDQFPLSKDESVKIELLQTDNAEQDKEKGYLTWDVKISPSETKKFRVSYKVRYPKDFSISNLN from the coding sequence ATGAAGAAAAGTTTATTACTGTTTTTATTATTTCTTGGAGTTTTACATTATTCTCAAAAGCCCATATTTGTTAAAGCAAAAGTTAATGCTGTAAATGTTTATAGAAGTTCTGCTGAGCTTCAAAATTCAGCAAATTTTTCTATCCCTTCCGGAGCTTCGGAAGTCGTTATTACAAATATTTCTGAAGAAATTTTCGAAAAGTCGTTGCAGGTAAGTGTTAACAATAAAAATGTAAGCATTCTCTCAGTTCAATTTACAGATAATTATACGTCTGATTATGATATGGATAATACAAATCCACGTATTAAAAAAGTTAGTGACAGCATTACCCTGCTGGAAGATCTTGTTTATAAAGCAAGTATGGAGCTTGAAGCTAACAACAAAACGCTTGAACTTTTAGATAAAAATCAAACTGTTCTAGTTGGAAGCAATACTTCTAGTGTGGCTCAACTGATGCAGCTCGCAGATTATTACAAGAGCAAAAGGCTTGAAATCAGTACGACAATATCTCAAATCAACAAAAAAAATGCAGATTTTCAAAGAAAACTAAACCGATTGAGAAGTAGTCTAAAAATCAATTCTGAAATGGAAGAAGCATCTTCAGATGGAGTTTTAATTTTAAAAGTAATGAGCTCCGCTGCAGCAAATGTGAAAGCAGATATTAGTTATTTGGCAGAAAATGCATCTTGGGAGCCTTTCTATGAAGTAAGAGGAAATAAACTTTCTGAGCCATTGGATGTTTTGTTTAAAGCTAAAGTAAGACAAGACACGGGTCTCGATTGGAAAGGTGTAAAGCTATCTTTAATCAATGGAAGATCAAGTAGAAATAGCACGGCACCGGTTTTAAATCCGTGGTTTTTAAATTCTTTTAAAGCTGAAGATCAAGTCTCAGAAAGAGGATACAGCACTCGAAGTGATACTGTAAAAACTAGAGAGATAGAAGAAGTTGTTGTAGTAGGATATGCATTTAAATCTGTTGAAAATCAATTTAATGTCAGCTTTGATGTTGACGTTCCTTATGATATTCTCTCAAATAATCAGGAAAATTTTATTAATTTGAAACAGGAAAAGATTCCCGCAGCTTATAAATATTTTGTGGCGCCAAAATATAGTAAAGATGCTTTCTTAATTGCTAAAATTAAAGATTTTAATAAATATAATCTGATTTCGGCTTCGGCAAATATTGTTTTTGAAAATATGTATATTGGCGAAACAACAATTAAACCCAATCAGACAACTGATGAACTAAGTATCACGCTTGGTGATGATAAGAAAATCAGCGTTAGAAAAGAGGTGATTGATGATAAATCAAGTGTGAAAATGTTTTCATCTTATCAGGAAAAAACAATTACATATGATATTGTCGTAAGGAATAATAAAAAAGAGACTATTGATATAGAAATAAAAGATCAGTTTCCACTAAGTAAAGACGAGTCGGTTAAGATAGAATTATTACAAACTGATAATGCAGAACAGGACAAAGAAAAAGGATATTTAACCTGGGACGTTAAAATTTCGCCATCGGAAACAAAGAAATTTAGAGTAAGTTATAAAGTAAGATATCCGAAGGATTTTTCAATTAGTAATCTTAATTAA
- a CDS encoding DUF5606 family protein — translation MLLEKIISISGKPGLYKLVSQLKNGFIIEDVTTKKKVSIGNSSQVSLLDNIAMFTLEKEVPLFEVFENIAKNYEYKETISHKSSDEELKEFMGASLPNYDTERVYYSDIKKLAQWYNILHKAGYITPESFIKAEPETVEGEVAEGDITDKAAPKKAAPKADKPITPKVKATSSAKSATKSTHRKMG, via the coding sequence ATGCTGTTAGAAAAAATAATTTCGATTTCTGGTAAACCAGGTCTTTACAAATTAGTTTCGCAATTGAAAAACGGATTTATTATTGAAGACGTTACAACAAAAAAGAAAGTGAGTATCGGGAACTCAAGCCAAGTGAGTTTATTAGATAACATTGCGATGTTTACATTAGAAAAAGAAGTTCCTTTATTTGAGGTTTTTGAAAATATTGCAAAAAACTATGAGTACAAAGAAACAATTTCTCATAAATCTTCTGACGAAGAGCTGAAAGAATTTATGGGAGCTTCTCTTCCAAATTACGATACAGAAAGAGTATACTATTCTGATATCAAAAAACTGGCTCAGTGGTACAACATCCTACACAAAGCAGGATACATTACTCCTGAAAGTTTTATAAAAGCAGAACCAGAAACTGTAGAAGGTGAAGTAGCAGAAGGAGATATCACAGACAAAGCAGCTCCGAAAAAAGCAGCTCCGAAAGCTGACAAACCGATAACACCAAAAGTGAAAGCCACTTCTTCAGCAAAATCTGCAACGAAGAGTACACATAGAAAAATGGGATAA
- the mazG gene encoding nucleoside triphosphate pyrophosphohydrolase gives MNTRQEKLEAFGRLLDIMDDLREKCPWDQKQTFQTLRHLTLEETYELSDALLQEDLTEIKKELGDVLLHLVFYAKIGSEKESFDIADVINSLNEKLIFRHPHIYGDVEVKDEEEVKQNWEKLKLKEGNKSILGGVPKGLPSMVKAYRIQDKVKGIGFEFPDAEDAWKKVDEEIQEFHEETNLDKKEMELGDVFFSLINYARIAGLNPDSALERTNLKFISRFQKMENLALERNLTLGDMNLEEMDELWDEVKLLNKNNI, from the coding sequence ATGAACACCAGACAGGAAAAACTCGAAGCTTTCGGAAGACTGCTTGACATTATGGATGATCTTCGTGAAAAATGTCCGTGGGATCAGAAACAGACCTTTCAGACCCTCCGTCACTTAACTTTAGAAGAAACGTACGAGCTTTCAGATGCGCTTTTGCAGGAAGATCTAACTGAAATTAAAAAAGAGCTCGGTGATGTGCTTCTCCATCTGGTTTTTTATGCTAAAATAGGTTCAGAAAAAGAAAGTTTTGATATTGCTGATGTCATCAATTCATTAAATGAAAAACTGATTTTTCGTCATCCTCATATTTATGGTGATGTAGAAGTGAAAGATGAAGAAGAAGTAAAGCAAAACTGGGAGAAACTTAAGCTCAAGGAAGGCAATAAGTCAATTCTTGGAGGCGTTCCTAAAGGGTTGCCAAGTATGGTAAAAGCGTACAGAATTCAGGATAAAGTGAAAGGTATTGGTTTTGAATTTCCTGATGCCGAAGATGCATGGAAAAAAGTTGATGAAGAAATTCAGGAATTTCATGAGGAAACAAATTTGGATAAAAAAGAGATGGAACTGGGCGATGTATTTTTTTCATTAATCAATTATGCAAGAATTGCAGGTTTAAATCCTGATTCGGCATTGGAAAGAACCAATCTGAAATTCATTTCAAGATTTCAAAAAATGGAGAATTTAGCGTTAGAAAGAAATCTCACCTTGGGTGATATGAATCTGGAGGAAATGGACGAACTCTGGGATGAAGTTAAACTTTTAAATAAAAATAACATATGA